Proteins encoded by one window of Hippoglossus hippoglossus isolate fHipHip1 chromosome 15, fHipHip1.pri, whole genome shotgun sequence:
- the LOC117776079 gene encoding calpain-1 catalytic subunit-like isoform X1, which produces MNPAGGISATIYANRLRAEGMGSKEQAVLFNNQDYEALKQECVESGGLFEDPCFPAEPPSLGFKELAPHTSKTRDVEWMRPTELNEDPQFIVGGATRTDICQGALGDCWLLAAIGSLTLNERLLHRVVPHGQSFQDDYVGIFHFQFWQFGEWVDIVIDDRLPVKDGELMFVHSAEGNEFWSALLEKAYAKLNGSYEALSGGSTTEGFEDFTGGVSEMYELSRAPKDLYRIIGKALERGSLLGCSIDISSAFDMEAVTFKKLVKGHAYSVTALKEVDFRGNMTRLIRVRNPWGQVEWTGAWSDNSPEWDEIDPSEREDLHLKMEDGEFWMSFSEFTRQFSRLEICNLTPDALSEDSLSHWNTIKFHGTWRRGSTAGGCRNHPNTFWINPQYKITLLEEDDDPEDDEVACSFLVSLMQKDRRRHRRQGQDMHTIGFALYEIPEEYRGCQNVHLKKNFFLSMSSCARSETFINLREVSTRLRLPPGEYLIVPSTFEPGQEADFVLRVFTEKQSETEELDDEVSADLEDDEEITEDDIDDSFKSMFAQLAGEDMEISIRELRTILNRVVSRHKDLKTDGFSIESCRTMVNLMDKDGSARLGLVEFQILWNKIRKWLLIFRQFDLDKSGAMSSYEMRLAVEEAGFKLNNRLNQVLVARYAENEMVDFDNFICCLVKLEAMFRSYQQFDKEGSGVAEMNVTEWLYLTMCG; this is translated from the exons GCTCCAAAGAGCAGGCGGTGCTATTCAACAACCAGGACTATGAGGCACTGAAGCAGGAGTGCGTGGAGTCGGGCGGCCTCTTTGAAGACCCCTGCTTCCCCGCCGAGCCTCCATCCCTGGGCTTCAAGGAACTTGCCCCCCATACCTCCAAAACTAGAGATGTGGAGTGGATGAGACCCACG GAACTGAATGAGGACCCTCAGTTCATTGTGGGTGGTGCCACCAGGACAGACATCTGTCAGGGAGCGCTCG GTGACTGCTGGCTCTTAGCAGCCATCGGCTCTCTCACCCTCAATGAGAGGCTTCTTCATCGGGTTGTCCCCCACGGACAGTCGTTCCAAGATGACTACGTTGGAATCTTCCACTTTCAG TTCTGGCAGTTCGGCGAGTGGGTGGACATCGTGATTGATGACAGGCTGCCTGTCAAAGACGGCGAGCTTATGTTTGTCCACTCTGCGGAGGGCAATGAATTCTGGAGTGCCCTCCTGGAGAAGGCTTATGCTAA GCTGAATGGCTCCTATGAGGCTCTGTCCGGAGGAAGCACCACTGAGGGCTTTGAGGACTTCACGGGTGGCGTGTCCGAGATGTACGAGCTCAGCAGGGCTCCCAAAGATCTGTACAGGATCATCGGCAAAGCGCTGGAGAGAGGCTCTCTGCTGGGCTGCTCTATCGAT ATCTCCAGTGCCTTCGACATGGAGGCTGTTACATTCAAGAAACTCGTGAAGGGCCACGCCTACTCGGTCACTGCGCTGAAGGAG GTCGATTTCCGTGGCAACATGACGCGCCTTATCCGAGTGCGTAACCCTTGGGGCCAGGTGGAGTGGACTGGTGCCTGGAGTGACAA TTCACCTGAATGGGATGAGATCGACCCTTCTGAACGAGAGGACTTGCATCTTAAGATGGAAGACGGGGAGTTTTG GATGTCCTTCAGTGAATTCACGAGGCAGTTTTCTCGCCTTGAGATCTGTAACCTGACTCCTGATGCTCTGAGCGAGGACAGTCTCAGCCACTGGAACACCATCAAGTTCCACGGCACCTGGAGAAGAGGCAGCACGGCTGGAGGCTGCAGGAACCACCCCA ACACGTTTTGGATCAACCCTCAGTATAAGATCACGCTGCTGGAGGAAGACGATGACCCCGAGGATGATGAGGTGGCGTGCAGTTTTTTAGTATCTCTCATGCAGAAGGACCGCCGCAGACATCGGCGCCAAGGTCAGGACATGCACACCATTGGCTTTGCTCTCTATGAG atACCAGAAGAG TACAGAGGCTGCCAGAATGTCCACCTGAAGAAAAACTTCTTTTTGAGCATGTCGTCGTGCGCACGCTCAGAGACCTTCATCAACCTGAGAGAGGTGAGCACGCGACTGCGTCTGCCCCCTGGAGAGTACCTCATCGTCCCCTCCACCTTTGAACCTGGCCAAGAGGCCGACTTTGTCCTCAGGGTCTTCACTGAGAAGCAATCTGAAACTGA AGAACTGGATGATGAAGTCTCTGCAGATTTAGAAGATGAT GAGGAAATAACTGAAGACGATATTGATGACTCCTTTAAGTCCATGTTTGCTCAGCTAGCAGGGGAG gATATGGAGATTTCCATTCGCGAGCTTCGGACCATTCTGAACAGAGTCGTCTCCCGGC aCAAGGATCTGAAGACTGATGGCTTCAGTATAGAATCATGCAGGACCATGGTCAATCTAATGGAT AAAGATGGCAGTGCCCGTTTGGGACTGGTGGAGTTTCAGATCCTCTGGAACAAGATCCGTAAATGGCtg CTGATTTTTAGACAGTTCGACCTCGACAAGTCTGGGGCCATGAGCTCCTATGAGATGCGTCTTGCTGTGGAGGAAGCAG GTTTTAAATTGAATAACAGACTGAACCAGGTCTTGGTCGCCCGGTACGCAGAGAACGAGATGGTTGACTTTGACAACTTCATCTGCTGCTTGGTCAAACTTGAAGCCATGTTTA GATCTTACCAGCAGTTTGACAAGGAGGGATCAGGAGTGGCTGAGATGAACGTCACAGAG TGGCTTTACCTGACAATGTGTGGATGA
- the LOC117776079 gene encoding calpain-1 catalytic subunit-like isoform X2 → MGSKEQAVLFNNQDYEALKQECVESGGLFEDPCFPAEPPSLGFKELAPHTSKTRDVEWMRPTELNEDPQFIVGGATRTDICQGALGDCWLLAAIGSLTLNERLLHRVVPHGQSFQDDYVGIFHFQFWQFGEWVDIVIDDRLPVKDGELMFVHSAEGNEFWSALLEKAYAKLNGSYEALSGGSTTEGFEDFTGGVSEMYELSRAPKDLYRIIGKALERGSLLGCSIDISSAFDMEAVTFKKLVKGHAYSVTALKEVDFRGNMTRLIRVRNPWGQVEWTGAWSDNSPEWDEIDPSEREDLHLKMEDGEFWMSFSEFTRQFSRLEICNLTPDALSEDSLSHWNTIKFHGTWRRGSTAGGCRNHPNTFWINPQYKITLLEEDDDPEDDEVACSFLVSLMQKDRRRHRRQGQDMHTIGFALYEIPEEYRGCQNVHLKKNFFLSMSSCARSETFINLREVSTRLRLPPGEYLIVPSTFEPGQEADFVLRVFTEKQSETEELDDEVSADLEDDEEITEDDIDDSFKSMFAQLAGEDMEISIRELRTILNRVVSRHKDLKTDGFSIESCRTMVNLMDKDGSARLGLVEFQILWNKIRKWLLIFRQFDLDKSGAMSSYEMRLAVEEAGFKLNNRLNQVLVARYAENEMVDFDNFICCLVKLEAMFRSYQQFDKEGSGVAEMNVTEWLYLTMCG, encoded by the exons GCTCCAAAGAGCAGGCGGTGCTATTCAACAACCAGGACTATGAGGCACTGAAGCAGGAGTGCGTGGAGTCGGGCGGCCTCTTTGAAGACCCCTGCTTCCCCGCCGAGCCTCCATCCCTGGGCTTCAAGGAACTTGCCCCCCATACCTCCAAAACTAGAGATGTGGAGTGGATGAGACCCACG GAACTGAATGAGGACCCTCAGTTCATTGTGGGTGGTGCCACCAGGACAGACATCTGTCAGGGAGCGCTCG GTGACTGCTGGCTCTTAGCAGCCATCGGCTCTCTCACCCTCAATGAGAGGCTTCTTCATCGGGTTGTCCCCCACGGACAGTCGTTCCAAGATGACTACGTTGGAATCTTCCACTTTCAG TTCTGGCAGTTCGGCGAGTGGGTGGACATCGTGATTGATGACAGGCTGCCTGTCAAAGACGGCGAGCTTATGTTTGTCCACTCTGCGGAGGGCAATGAATTCTGGAGTGCCCTCCTGGAGAAGGCTTATGCTAA GCTGAATGGCTCCTATGAGGCTCTGTCCGGAGGAAGCACCACTGAGGGCTTTGAGGACTTCACGGGTGGCGTGTCCGAGATGTACGAGCTCAGCAGGGCTCCCAAAGATCTGTACAGGATCATCGGCAAAGCGCTGGAGAGAGGCTCTCTGCTGGGCTGCTCTATCGAT ATCTCCAGTGCCTTCGACATGGAGGCTGTTACATTCAAGAAACTCGTGAAGGGCCACGCCTACTCGGTCACTGCGCTGAAGGAG GTCGATTTCCGTGGCAACATGACGCGCCTTATCCGAGTGCGTAACCCTTGGGGCCAGGTGGAGTGGACTGGTGCCTGGAGTGACAA TTCACCTGAATGGGATGAGATCGACCCTTCTGAACGAGAGGACTTGCATCTTAAGATGGAAGACGGGGAGTTTTG GATGTCCTTCAGTGAATTCACGAGGCAGTTTTCTCGCCTTGAGATCTGTAACCTGACTCCTGATGCTCTGAGCGAGGACAGTCTCAGCCACTGGAACACCATCAAGTTCCACGGCACCTGGAGAAGAGGCAGCACGGCTGGAGGCTGCAGGAACCACCCCA ACACGTTTTGGATCAACCCTCAGTATAAGATCACGCTGCTGGAGGAAGACGATGACCCCGAGGATGATGAGGTGGCGTGCAGTTTTTTAGTATCTCTCATGCAGAAGGACCGCCGCAGACATCGGCGCCAAGGTCAGGACATGCACACCATTGGCTTTGCTCTCTATGAG atACCAGAAGAG TACAGAGGCTGCCAGAATGTCCACCTGAAGAAAAACTTCTTTTTGAGCATGTCGTCGTGCGCACGCTCAGAGACCTTCATCAACCTGAGAGAGGTGAGCACGCGACTGCGTCTGCCCCCTGGAGAGTACCTCATCGTCCCCTCCACCTTTGAACCTGGCCAAGAGGCCGACTTTGTCCTCAGGGTCTTCACTGAGAAGCAATCTGAAACTGA AGAACTGGATGATGAAGTCTCTGCAGATTTAGAAGATGAT GAGGAAATAACTGAAGACGATATTGATGACTCCTTTAAGTCCATGTTTGCTCAGCTAGCAGGGGAG gATATGGAGATTTCCATTCGCGAGCTTCGGACCATTCTGAACAGAGTCGTCTCCCGGC aCAAGGATCTGAAGACTGATGGCTTCAGTATAGAATCATGCAGGACCATGGTCAATCTAATGGAT AAAGATGGCAGTGCCCGTTTGGGACTGGTGGAGTTTCAGATCCTCTGGAACAAGATCCGTAAATGGCtg CTGATTTTTAGACAGTTCGACCTCGACAAGTCTGGGGCCATGAGCTCCTATGAGATGCGTCTTGCTGTGGAGGAAGCAG GTTTTAAATTGAATAACAGACTGAACCAGGTCTTGGTCGCCCGGTACGCAGAGAACGAGATGGTTGACTTTGACAACTTCATCTGCTGCTTGGTCAAACTTGAAGCCATGTTTA GATCTTACCAGCAGTTTGACAAGGAGGGATCAGGAGTGGCTGAGATGAACGTCACAGAG TGGCTTTACCTGACAATGTGTGGATGA